The window AACATCTTTCAAATCAGTTTGGATCATATTTTTTAAGTTCATTTGCCGTTAAAAAGGATTTATTCTAGCTTCTTTAAGAATACGTCGCTCATCAGTGTTTCCCCTGACCATTCCCTCCCTCTCAATGGAACTTTTTTATTAGGTTATAATTTAATACAAAATGAATCAGTCTTTGGCCGATTATGCGGTTGACCCACTGTAACTCGTCGTGAGCTAAACGCACGGTCATCAAATGAAACGGCCTTAGAGCTGTAGCGAGGCTCGTGAATGTAAATAAATTAGCCGCCAATTAGCTGCTTCCACTAGGCGTCTGCAAGCATTCTGTGACGGTGCCATGGTAACGTCAATTTTTCTTGATCGCATTTGTTTCTTTGAACTTAGGGTGGCTCCCAGCCTCTAGGTGATTTTCTCGATCACGCAGAACAACCCCGCGAGGCCGGTTGGCAAGCTGTGCCTATGACGCCAGCTATGTCGACCCCACTTAGCTCACCACTGCTCACTTCTTCTCGAAATCTCAATTTGACATCTCCCTTGCCAGTGGAAAAGTGTCGAATGAAAATTCAACCCTACTTAACTCTGGAAAAGACCAAATCATAGAAATGATCGTGATTCAGGAAATCTCATAACGAAATTTCCCGCTGCAATTAATTGAGTTCGTTCAAAGCATTTCGAACACTCGCTAGTTAAATGAAACGGCGTTCATCTACAGAATCCTCGCACCTAATACGACATTGCTATTGTTGACATCGCAATGACCGCTCCATATCAATCCTAACATTAAACTCATTGTCTGTCAAATTATTGATACAAACAATGACAGTGACAGAGGATTACAAATAATTCGTATCAAACTTTAAAAGCGAAAGAAGCAAAATGAGCTCCTTTCTTCGTAATTTAACAATATCGTTTAATGCACGCGAAAATGCCATAAAAGAAAATCTAATCAGCACTTTAAACGAAAATGCCAAAGAAATACAATTCGAATGTAAGGAACAGGACTCAGGTAACTTCAGTTTTCGTTTTGTCGCGGGAGTAATCGATAATGGATTTCTTTTTCTATTCTATATTTTTGACACACAGACTCTATGGGATTAAATGAATGTACAAGCTCTCTATGTTCAACGTTAGAAGCATTTTTCTTGCATGGCTTGAAGGATTCATTCCTATGGCAAACGATAAATGTTATAAGCGGCACCGATGTCGATCGTCGTCCGGAGCCAAGTTATTGGAGTCCTTTGTTAGTATTTTTACACAAACAGACAATCGAACAGGTAAAAAGCAAGAGCATTTATTTCTGTAAACACATTTCACAGTCTCACCGTCATTAGATCCAAGGATTATCGCAAATAAACTCTGAAGTTGGGAACTGTCGCGCTTGGATTCGTCTGAGTTTAAATGATGCCCTGATTTCGTCGTACTTGAACAATATCCGCAAAAACAATTCAGCTCTCAATCCATATTATAAGAAATGTGCAATCTTGAAAGATATTGATACTCTGGAAATCGCAGCTAAAATTCTAGAAGGCATCGAGGCAGCAGTACAAATCAATTTGCCAGCCAACTCGACGTTGCTTAATCGCTGGAGCGATTTACCTCTACAAATGTCGGGAATTTGGACGCCGCCATTACGATCTTGCGCGGTAAGCCATTCAACTTCCTCTGTGCTCGCAAAGTGAATAAAACCAAGATTTTTGCAGATTGCCAGCGGTGTAGATGTCGCGAGTTCACTAAGTGACGAAACAGCTCCAATACCCACTCCTCAACCTTTACATTGCAATGAACTATTCCCGGAATCAATTTCCAACTCACCGTTCAACCAGTCTGCCTTTCGAGCAACAGAAGATCTCACGGAAAAAGagcattttcagatatttctaaccaaatttgatgaaattcaCGAAAATGCCGATACTGAAAGCGATAAACCAGACAATGACACAGTTCCACAAGAGGGAGGATCCCATGCCCAAGAATCCTCGATGGAGACGTCTCAAGATAGTGATAGAGCGATTGGAGGCAATTCATTGGCGTTGAAAACAAGCTGGGCCGGCTGTGATCAGGAAACTTCCACGAAAAACATTGCTGCCGAATCCCTTACCATAGCGAGCGACTCAACAAGTCAATTTAGCCGCTCAAATAGCATGACCCAGTCTATTAACTCATTAAAGTCGCCAGTTGATTATCACAGCTACAACGCATTACTTCGGAAACATCGAAAAACGCGAGAGCTGGATTGGAATGATGTCTGGGAACGTTTCGAGAGTAGTATTGGTATCACAGGGAATGATAGTGGCGTGGTGGTTAGCTCTACAAGTAATTTAAATACATCTAATTCAGATGAGAGTGAGGAGGATGCTGTTAACGGGAATTCAACCGGGGTAGGTATTAAGGCGGATTGGATTTTATGGAATGAGTACGCGGGGTCGAGATCACTTCTCATTGAGTTAGTTATCTCGACAACGCGCTCGAatgttgataatagctgttatGGGTTTATGTTGTTAACCAATTTGTATGCAAtttcgttttttatttttatttccaggattttggctTTGAAATTCTACCACAATCGCTTAGTGAAAAATTCACAACAGCCGAACTACAGGAAATGGTCGAACAAGCATGTAAACTAGCACATGAACCTGGTTTGAATACGCAAGGCTTTATTTGTAAGTCATGTGCTCATCCATTGGGGATTGGCTTTGCAATAGCACAGTAAGTAAAAGAGAACAGTTTTATTTTAGTTGTTAACAGCTTGAATGCCGACCACGTAGAGTTGGAGCGATGCGTACTTATGGCGACGCCCCGATACGTAAAATTGGAGCGTAGCACTGGCAATGAGTGCCTCGTTAAGTTGGTTGCAGAGCATTTGTCCATGCAAATTGCTTTAATACGTTTTGAGATTCAAGAGAAGTAGTTCGATAAGACAACTGAGCAACGTCTATTGGCTCGACGAGAAATAGAATCCTTGCGAAGATATTTTATTTACAAGCCGCATTCAAGATGTTAAAGCATTAGTAGTGCTGCTCGGAAAGAAAGAGATTTAATATTCGTTCTTTTTTCAATCTTTAATGAAGAGTTTGCGCATTTAGTGGACACTACTATTGCGGAAAATGCATGTCTGTGGAACAATTCACTATACCGGCACGTGTTATATACAACTGGGACTTTCGTAAATATTCGGTGTCGAAAAAAGCAGCAGCATTTATGACAGAGTTTCAATGTCAACCATTTATTGACTTAAAGGTAACGTTTTGCAGGTTTTATTTTCCTTGTCCAGGGGCTGTtcaatcctttttatttttcctcccCCATGGggtgttaatttttattttcttgggCGTTGTTGATCCTACCTTTCCTGAATGATTCTTCATCTTTTCTCCTCTGAAAGGTTCCTCATCCTTCATTTCTTGGAAATATTAATCAAATCTCCGTTCCTTGCCTCGAAAGTTCCACTTTACCACGATTTTTTCGCTTTTCTAGATTTTAAATCCAAAAATCTATAACGCATGTGATGAGATGGCTACATTACAGTCGTTGCGTATACGTTTAAATTTTATACGTGCTTACTTATTCACGTGTTGCCAACCGATCATCGATGAACTACAAAAGCAAGTATGGTCGCGAGAGTATCTCTACGAATATATACATTCCTACAGTATGGCTGACTTGGCAATGATACAGCGTGGAACGTTAGCACAACTTTTACAAAAAACTGTTACATTTGGCGAGCAACACATTATCAATTGTCCACTGTGTAGCGTTAAAGGATTTATTTGTGAGATTTGTAATGGTCCGAAGGTGTTGTATCCATTTCATTTGGATACAACGTTTAGGGTAAGTAGATGGAGCTGAAATGATACGATTTGGTGTTGAGTATGTTTCAACGGTCCAAATGGATTAGTCGTTAGAGCACTAAACCATCGCAACGGATGGTCACGGTTTTAATTTTACCGATGACAGAGGGATTTGCATGGTAAGCTGAATGTCGGACATCAGCCGGACCTAACGATATTGCCTCCTAGTATGGAaacaaagtgctctaacacacttcaagacctaaTTTGAAATTGGACTGTTACACCGTCGATCGCATAGTAAGTTTCAgttctatttttatttacagTGTCAAATCTGTGGAGCTGTTTTTCACGATCAATGTTTAAATGATTCTCAACCATGTCCAAAGTGTGAAAGGAGACGAAAGAGGGAGGATTTACCACTTTTTGAAGCTGTTCATATGCTTTAATATGTCTAGTTATTTGTTATAAAGAATAATAGTTATACAGAATAAAATTGTCATAAAAAAATTACCATTACACCcacacaaaaaaaatgaaaataattcgcTTAGGGTGGGCGTTTcgcttttcagaaaaaaatacgagCGTATAACATTGGGCATAGTATTCAGCTGTAGgagaaaaccagaagctggcgCTGAACAGGTGTGGAGGgtggttttttgttttatttgaggTACCCTAAGATTTTTGAGTTTTAATTCCTAGAAATTTTTTGTAAGAAATACCGCGAACGGGCATCGATCTTAAATGTACGTTTTGGCAGCTAGTTTCACCTGCCTAAAGCCGGAGCTGTAATAAGCTGAAAATACAGTAAGATGCGTGCTTAGTGCGCATGGACAAGCTCCGGCCCGCACGCAttttcaatgtacaatgaagattttacaccatttgcaatttgacgatacttttacttttcgactgttacttttgaatgtaattaatttggataaattcgttttgagaactgcgaaAGACACAATTTGTGTTGCAAGTACTAACAATTAATGTCATTTGCATTAGTTccgtcgcttccattcataaaaattggcaTTTGGCAAAAGATCgtttttttggattttcctACGTGACGCATTGCGTACGGATTTATTGGATAATTGCTTCACGCACAGAttcgtgtaatgaacttcattcgATAGCTCCCTGACTGCGCACGCACGCATCTATTCCTTAAATTTACTGCCAAAACTTGACTGGTAACAGCGTTAACTATCGGACTTTAGATGTGCATCAAGTTCTCACCAACGTCCACAGATGGCACTGATTTGTTATAAAGTTGGTGTTGTTACCGAATTTTTCTGGAGAACATGTTatgaatattcgttttgagaatgagggggtcctaagtccgcatcaacttaatgcaggaccggaccaaatggggagcaacttactccctctttcctggtccacggacccctcgcttagggcttgcacccgaacttttaaaaaaagtcaagcgacgacggcatgtcgtgttctacgaattatataaaagagcattcaacatctgcgagccgctacggtcacgctgctcccagggcagaggtgagacagcgtctgacgatttgcctctgccctggtaagaaaccgtaaagccgtcgtcgcttgactttttttgatGTTATGAATGTTAGGAATTAAATCTATCCTTATTCATTCTGTAATTCTAACAAAATTCCAGAAGACCAACCATTAGCGTTCCGGTCGCAACTTAATTTATGAACGCTATACGATCTCCGTCTTTTTTCCAGTTTCTCCACCTCACCCACTACTTCCAGCAATGAGCAATATTACTCAAAATTCCTAAATATTCCACAGTAACATACACACAGTAAACAAAATCGCATTTTCATCATAGAAATTAATGCTACTAAAAGTGCGCCTGCCTCAGGCTAtttccacctctacgtggtgatcgtTATTCGTTCTTTCTTAACAAGtaactgtagacggagaaggatgaagacgaatcTCTCGCCCGTAAAAACGGTGTGTGTGCTTGAGGTGGGTGAgagacaaagcctctgagcactcagaccttagtggtcaaTTGTATTCAAttcctccgtctaacggaatatcccagattcgtttatgtgtcgcaagatttccgttagtggatgtgatgctacccgctgcaattGGAgcgcatcagcaccaaaaatctgatgtctgatgcgtccgtaggcggggcactcacatagaaaatgttccgtggattccgcttcctcattacaggatggacatgtATCATACTGGACGATTCCTATTCCATCGACTTCACGCCGCGtgtgatagtatagccaggataaaatttCAAGGAGACCTGggtttttaacaagaaaaatagcgaacccttggccgggtttgagagaagaatttttggctccctacatgcaTACACAGTGCAATCAGGTTTGTAAGTGTCTGGCGCGCCGTATCCATAGCAAAATACGATACGGGGCGCGCAACACATGTCACAGCGATGGCCAGGCTCTGGACAGTTCCAGTTCAGTGAAGTAGGCATTATAGCCTTCAGCTGATTATCATCCTCTATTACGCACAAATGGAAATTCCAAATCGCTGGAGACCTGGTGGGTTTGAGGGTGGTGCTAAGATGCTGTCTGAGCAGAGCTCTCCTAAGCAGAATGCTATTCTCTGCTCGCATCACATCGAGCAGTTCGTTGTTAGCAAGGGTTGTGGATGATCCGCCAGCTGTAGAATGACCTGGAGATACTCGTCGAAAGGCTCGCTTTCTCATTGAAATTTGCTGCTCATAAGCCTCCGTATATCTCCATCGGAGGCAGGCTGACCAAACCGCTCTAGGAATTCGTCGCACAATCGATTCCAGAGCAAAGGACTAGCCCTTCGTCGACAACGCCAATACCATTCTAGGACAGGTCC of the Hermetia illucens chromosome 7, iHerIll2.2.curated.20191125, whole genome shotgun sequence genome contains:
- the LOC119660979 gene encoding uncharacterized protein LOC119660979, producing MSSFLRNLTISFNARENAIKENLISTLNENAKEIQFECKEQDSDSMGLNECTSSLCSTLEAFFLHGLKDSFLWQTINVISGTDVDRRPEPSYWSPLLVFLHKQTIEQIQGLSQINSEVGNCRAWIRLSLNDALISSYLNNIRKNNSALNPYYKKCAILKDIDTLEIAAKILEGIEAAVQINLPANSTLLNRWSDLPLQMSGIWTPPLRSCAIASGVDVASSLSDETAPIPTPQPLHCNELFPESISNSPFNQSAFRATEDLTEKEHFQIFLTKFDEIHENADTESDKPDNDTVPQEGGSHAQESSMETSQDSDRAIGGNSLALKTSWAGCDQETSTKNIAAESLTIASDSTSQFSRSNSMTQSINSLKSPVDYHSYNALLRKHRKTRELDWNDVWERFESSIGITGNDSGVVVSSTSNLNTSNSDESEEDAVNGNSTGDFGFEILPQSLSEKFTTAELQEMVEQACKLAHEPGLNTQGFICKSCAHPLGIGFAIAQVCAFSGHYYCGKCMSVEQFTIPARVIYNWDFRKYSVSKKAAAFMTEFQCQPFIDLKILNPKIYNACDEMATLQSLRIRLNFIRAYLFTCCQPIIDELQKQVWSREYLYEYIHSYSMADLAMIQRGTLAQLLQKTVTFGEQHIINCPLCSVKGFICEICNGPKVLYPFHLDTTFRCQICGAVFHDQCLNDSQPCPKCERRRKREDLPLFEAVHML